In Sphingomonas profundi, the sequence GGTGGCGGCGAGCGCCGGCGAGAGCACGAGAGCGACGACCACGGAGAGCATCATCGAGGACACGATGGTTATCGAGAATTGCCGATAGATCACGCCGACCGAGCCGCCGAAGAAGGCCATCGGCATGAACACGGCCGAGAGCACCAGCGCGATCGCGATCAGCGCCGTCTGGATTTCCGCCATCGACTTGATCGTCGCGTCGCGCGGGGAGATGTCGTCCTCCTCCTCCATCACGCGCTCGACATTCTCGACGACGACGATCGCGTCGTCCACCAGCAGGCCGATCGAGAGGACGAGGCCGAACAGGGTGAGCGTGTTGATCGTGAAACCGAACAGGGCGAGGATGCCGAACGTGCCGAGCAGCACCACCGGCACCGCGATCGCCGGGATCAGGGTGGCGCGCCAGCTCTGGAGGAACACGAACATCACGATGACGACGAGGATGATCGCCTCGATCAGCGTCTTGATGACCTCCTCGACGGAGAGCTTGATGAAGGCCGTGCTGTCGTTGGGAAAGGCGTATTTGTAGCCGCCCGGAAAGGCCTTGGCGCGCGCCTGCACCTCGGCGCGGACGAGCTCGGCCGTCTTCAGCGCATCCGCGCCCGGCGCCAGCTGCACGGCGATGCCCGCGCCGGGATGGCCGTTCAGCCGGCTGATCGTGCTGTAATTCTCGGTGCCCAGCTCCACCCGCGCGACATCCTGCAGCAGCACGCGGGAGCCGTCCGTCTGCGTCTTGACGATGATCTTCTTGAACTCGTCCACGTTCGTCAGCCGCGATCGGGCGGTGACGATCACGTTGAGCATCTGCCCGGGCGGCGAGGGCTGGGCGCCGAGCTGGCCGGCCGCCACCTGCGTGTTCTGCGCCTGGATCGCCGTCGTCACGTCCGCCGGGATCAGCCCGAAGCTGGCGAGGCGGAACGGATCGAGCCAGATGCGCATCGCATATTGCGCGCCGAACACGTTGACGTCGCCGACGCCCGGCAGCCGGCCGATCGGATCCTGAAGGGTGGAAACGAGATAGTCGGAGACGTCGAACACGCTCGTCCGGTCCGTCTCGTCATAGACCGAGACGACCATCAGGAAATCGGCGTTCGACTTGGTGACGACCAGGCCCTGCTGCTGCACCTGGCTGGGCAGGCGGGGCAGCGCCTGCTGCACCTTGTTCTGCACCTGCACCTGGGCGATGTCGGGATCGGTGCCCTTCTCGAAGGTGACGGTGACGGTCACCTGCCCGGCCGAGCTGGACGTTGCCGAGAAGTAGATCAGCCCGTCGATGCCGGTCAGCTGCTGCTCGATCACCTGGGTGACGGAGGATTCAAGGATTTCGGCCGAGGCGCCGGGGTAGGTGGCGCGGATGTTCACCGCCGGCGGCGCGATATCGGGATATTGCTCCACCGGCAGCGAGAGGATGCCGCCGATGCCGCCGAGCATTATGACGATCGCGATGACCCAGGCGAAGATCGGCCGATCGATGAAGATGCGGGAGAGCATCGCGGATCAGGACTTCGGCGCTTGCGAGGATCCGTCCTTGTCGCCGGCCTGCGGCGCCGGCTTCGCCCGGGAGCCGGCGGGGACCGGGCGGATGGGCTGCTTGTCCTTGATCCGGCCGAGCCCCTCGACGATCACCTTGTCGCCCGGCTTCAGCCCGCCCGTCACCAGCCAGGCGGCGCCGATCGTGCGATCGGCCTTCACCACGCGCTGCACCGCCTTGTTGCCGGGGCCGACGAGCAGCACCGTGGCCTTGCCCTGCGGATCGCGCGAGATGCCGGCCTGCGGCACCAGGATCGCATCCGTCGCCGTCGCCTGCGACAGCTTGGCGCGCACATACATGCCCGGCAGCAGCAGGCCTCTGGGATTGGGGAAGGTGGCGCGCAACGTGACGGAGCCGGTGCTGGTATCGACGACCGGCTCGGCGAATTCGATGCGGCCGGCGGGGCCATAGTCGCTGCCATCCTCCAGCACCAGGCGGACGGCCGCCGAGGACGGCACGATGCCGTTGCCCGAGGCGAGCGCGCGCCGCAGCGCCAGCAGGTCGGCGCTCGACTGCTGGATATCGACGAAGATCGGGTCGAGCCGCTGGATCGTCGTCAGCGGATCGGCCTGGCCGGAGGTGACGAGCGCGCCGACGGTGAACAGCGAGCGACCGATGCGGCCGGTGATCGGCGCCGGCACGCGGGTGAAGCGCAGGTTGATGTTGGCGGTATCGAGCAGCGCGCGCTGCTGCGCCACGGTGGCGGCGGCCTGGCCGGCGGTGGCCTGCGCATCGGCGAAGTCCTGCCGGCTCACGGCCTCGATGTTCGCGAGCGGGCGGTAGCGTTGCGCCCGCGCCGCCGCCGCCACGCGCGCCGCCTCGGCATTGGCGAGGTTCGCGCGCGCCTCCGCCGCTGCGGCGCGGTAGAGGCTGGGATCGATCTGGTAGAGCGTCTGCCCGGCCTTCACGATCGTGCCCTCGGTGAACAGCCGCGCCTTAACGAGGCCGCTCACCTGCGGGCGCACCTCGGACGTCTCGTAGGCGTTCGTGCGGCCCGCCAGCTCGATCGCGAGCGGCACGCGCTGGGTGCGGACCACGACGAAGCCGGCCTCGGGAACCGGCTTCTCCTTCGACTTGTCCTTCGCCGAGCCGCAGGCGGCGACAGCCAGCAGAAGCATTAGACAGGACGCGCGCCGCAACGGTGGCACTTTCATCTGGCGTTCTCGGGAGCGGGGCGCATCGACAATTGGCTAGGTTCGCACCCAACCCCTGTCAATTGCCTGAACTCCCCATGCCGGGCGCGGTTCCGCTGCGCTGCACAACGGCGCGTCGGCAACGCGGATCAGGATATCCGCAGGACCTGCTTGCCGAAGTTCGCGCCCTCGAACAGCCGCCGCAGGGTGGCGGGCGCATTCTCGAAACCGGTCTGCTCGTCCACCTGCCAGCGCAGGCTGCCGGCGAGGGCGAGGGCGGTGAGGCGGCGGCGGATATCCGGATAGTCGGCGGCGTGATCGAACACGATGAAGCCGCCCATGGTGGCGCGGCGCATCACCAGGTTGAAATAATTGCCAGGGCCGGTCGGCTTGCCGCCCGTCTCGTAGCGGCTGATGCCGCCGCAGATCACCACCCGCGCGCCGTGCGCGATCACGCCGAGCATCGCATCGAGGGTGGGGCCGCCGACATTGTCGTAGGCGACATGGACGCCGCCGGGCGCCGCGGCGCGGAGCTGCGCCTTCAGGTCGCCGGCTTTGTAGTCGAGCGCGACGTCGAAGCCGGCCTCCTCCGTCAGCCAGCGGCATTTCGCCTCGCCGCCGGCGATGCCGATCGTGCGGCAGCCGGCGATGCGGGCGAGCTGGCCGACGATCGAGCCGGTCGCCCCGGCCGCGCCCGACACCAGCACCGTATCCCCCGTCACCGGCTTGCCGACCCGGAACAGGCCGACCCAGGCGGTGAGCCCGGTGAGGCCGAGCAGCGACAGCATCGCGGTGGGCGGCAAGGCGGGCTCGACGGCATCGTAGCCCTCGCCGTCCGTCACGACATATTCGCGCCAGCCGGTCATGCCGGTGAGCAGGGTGCCGACCGGCAGCGCCGGATTGCGGCTCTCGATCACCTCACCCAGGCCGATGCCGCGCATCACGTCGCCGATCGCCATCGGCGCGACATAGTCGCCGAAATTCTCCATCCAGCCCTTCTGCGCCGGCTCGAACGCCAGCCAGCGCAGCTTCAGCAGCACCTCGCCAGGGCCGGGCGCCGGGCGGGGCACCTCGACGAGGCTGAAGTCGCCGTCCTCCAGCGCGCGGCCGCGTGGGTGGGCCGCCAGCCTGAACTCGCGCATCGTCTCCGCCATGATCCTCTTGCCCTCTCGTCTTCAGGCCTGCGGCGGCGGACGATCGGCCGGGGGCACGATCCGCCCCTCGCGCGCGCGGTAGACATATTGGCTCGCCACCAGCCACCCCTTCAATGGGCGGAGCGGGGCGAGGCAGGTAACTAGCAGGAATGGCAGGCTGGTGAGCAGGTGCACCCAGAAGGGCGGATCGAAGCGCAGCTGGATCCAGATCGCCAGCACCACGCTGGGCACGCAGCCGAAGCAGATGACGAAGAAGGCCGGGCCGTCCGCCGGATCAGCGAAGCCATAGTCCAGCCCGCAGACCTCGCAGGCGGACCGCATCGAGAGGAAGCCGCTGAAGATGTGGCCCTTGCCGCAGCGCGGGCAGAGACCGCGCACGCCGGTGCGGATCGGATCGAGCCGGGGCCAGCTGTCGGGCCCGGTCTCGGGCGGGGGGACGGGGTCCATGGCTTTCCTTCCAGACAGGCGGGTCAACCGGCGCTCGCCCGAACCGCCGGTCGCGGCTATGCAGCGGACGAGAGGATGGCTCAAGAATGCAGATCAATCGGCCGCGCGGCGACTTCGACTATGTGATCGTGGGCGGCGGCAGTGCCGGCTGCGTGCTGGCCAACCGGTTGAGCGCCGATCCGCGCAACCGCGTGCTGCTGCTGGAGGCCGGCGGCGAGGACGACTGGCTGTGGATCCATGTGCCGGTGGGCTACCTCTACTGCATGGGCAATCCGCGCACGGACTGGGGCTTCCGCACCGAGCCCGAGCCCGGCCTGAACGGCCGCGCGCTGAACTATCCGCGCGGCCGCGTGCTGGGCGGTTCCTCCTCGATCAACGGCATGATCTACATGCGCGGCCAGGCGCGCGACTATGACGGCTGGCGGCAGGCCGGGAATGTCGGCTGGGCGTGGGACGACGTGCTGCCGTGGTTCCGCCGATCCGAGAATCATTTCGGCGGCGAGGACGCGCATCACGGCGCCGGCGGCGAGTGGCACGTCGCCGAGCAGCGGCTGCGCTGGGATATATTGGATGCCTTTCGGGACGCGGCGGAGGCGGCCGGCATCCCGAAGATCGACGATTTCAACCGCGGCGACAATGAGGGATCGGGCTATTTCCGGGTGAACCAGCGTGGCGGCTGGCGGTGGAGCAGCGCCAAGGCGTTCCTCCGCCCGGCGCTGAACCGGCCGAACCTGACGGTGGAGACGCATGCGGTGGTGCAGCGCGTGACGATCGCCGACGGGCGGGCGACCGGCATCCTCTACGCCAAGGACGGCGCGACGTGGCTGGCGCGGGCGGGCGAGGTGGTGCTGGCGGCGGGCGCGGTGGGATCGCCGGCGATCCTGGAACATTCCGGCATCGGCGACGGCGATCGGCTGCGCGCGCTGGGCATCGCGCCGCTGCTGCACTTGGCCGGCGTCGGCGAGAATTTGCAGGACCATCTGCAGATACGCTGCGCCTACAAGGTCTCCGACGTGCCGACGCTGAACATGCGCGCCGGCACATGGCTCGGCAAGGCGCTGATCGGCCTGGAATATGCGCTGTTCCGCAAGGGGCCGATGTCCATGGCGCCCAGCCAGCTCGGCCTGTTCGCGCGATCGAACGCGCGGGTGGAGACGGCGAACCTGCAATATCATGTCCAGCCGCTGAGCCTGGACAGCTTCGGCGAGGCGCTGCACGCCTTTCCCGCGTTCACCGCCAGCGTGTGCAACCTGCGGCCGGAGAGCCGCGGCTCGATCCACGTGGGCGATCCCGATCCGGCGGTGCCGCCGGCGATCCGGCCGAACTATCTGTCGGCCGAGGCGGACCGGATCGTCGCGGCCGAATCGATCGAGCTGACGCGGCGGATCGTGGCGCAGCGGCCGCTCGCCCGCTACCGCCCCGAGGAGTTCCGCCCCGGCGTGGAGATCCAAGGGTCCGAGGCGCTGGCGCGGGCGGCCGGCGACATCGCCACCACCATCTTCCACCCGGTCGGCACCGCGCGCATGGGGACGGACGATGCGGCGGTCGTCGACCCGGAACTGCGGGTGCGCGGGGTGGCGGGGCTGCGGGTGATCGATGCCTCGGTGATGCCGACGATCACGTCCGGCAACACGAACTCGCCGACGATCATGATCGCGGAGAAGGGCGCCGACATGATCCTGAAGGCGCGCCTGGCCTGATCGTCCGCCTCACACCAGCCCGGTGAGATAGTAGACGGCGATCACCAGGAACACGGTGGCCGTCTTGATGCCGGTGAGCGCCAATATGTCCTTATAGGCCTGGCGGTGGGTCAGCCCCGTCACCGCCAGCAGCGTGATGACGGCGCCGTTGTGCGGCAGCGTGTCCATGCCGCCGCTGGCCATGGCCGCTACGCGGTGCAGCACCTCGCGCGGCACGCCCGCCGCGTCGCCGGCGGCTGCGAACTGATCGGCCATCGCCGCCAGCGCGATCGAGAGCCCGCCGGAGGCGGAGCCGGTGATGCCGGACAGGGTGGTGACGGTGATCGCCTCGTTGACCAACGGATTGGGGATGGCGCGCAGCCCCTCCTTCACCACCAGGAAACCGGGCAGCGCCGAGATGACGCCACCGAAGCCATATTCCACCGCCGTGTTCATGCCCGCCAGCAGCGCGCCGCCGACCGCCGCCTTCGACCCTTCGGTGAAGCGGGCGGTAACGGTGCGGAAGGCGGTGGCGACGATCGTCAGGATGCCGAGCAGCAGCGCCCCTTCCACCGCCCACAGCGCCGAGACCTGCTTCACGTCCACCACCACCGGCGCCTTCAGCCCGACCAGCGAGAGGGTGACGCTGTCCCCCGCTAGGCGCGGGATGGCGATCGTCAGCACCAGGTTGGCGATGCCGACCACCAGCAGCGGCAGCAGCGCGACGAGCGGGTGGACGGCCGGCGTCTCGCCGTGCGTGTCCGGCTCGTTCAGCAGGTTGGTGCCGTAGCCCTCGCCGGCCGCGGCCAGGCTGCGGCGGCGCCAGTCGAGATAGAGCAGGCCCATGGCGACGATGAACAGCGATCCGATCAGCCCCAGCACCGGCGCCGCCCAGGTGGTGGTGCCGAAGAAGCTGGCCGGGATGATGTTCTGGATCTGCGGCGTGCCGGGCAGCGCATCCATGGTGAAGGTGAGCGCGCCCAGGCCGATCGTGGCGGGCACCAGCCGCTTGGGAATGTCCGCCCGGCGGAACATCTCGGCGGCGAACGGATAGACGGCGAACACCGCGACGAACACCGATACGCCGCCATAGGTGAGCAGCGCCGTGACCGCCATGATCGAGGGGATCGCCCGCTTCGAGCCGACGAAGCCGATCACGGCCGCCACGATCGCGCGCGAGAAGCCCGATATCTCCACCATCTTGCCGAACACGGCGCCGAGCAGGAAGACCGGGAAATAGAGTCGCAGGAAGCTGCCGACCTTGTCCATGAACAGGCCGGAGAAGGCGGCGGGCACGGCCGCCGGATCGGTGAGGAACACCGCCAGCATCGCCAGCAGCGGCGCCATGATGATGACGCTGAGGCCGCGATAGGCCGCGATCATCAGCAGGATCAGCGCCAGTGCTGCGATCGCGACGTCCATCACCCGGCCCTCTCATGCCACCCCGCTCCGCCCTGTGCAGGCGAAGGTGGGGGATAAGCAAGAGGCGGATCGCGCCCGGCGGCCGCCACGTGGGGGCGCCGGGCGCGGACGATCACTCGGCGGCGGCGGGCGTTCCGGCGAGCGCGACCTGTTCCGCGCGGGCGGCGGACGCCCGGTCGGCGGCGACGCGGGCGTTGTGCGCGGTCTGCCAGTGGCTGATCTTGCCGGCCGGGATGGTGTGCAGCACGGCGCTGCGGTCGCCCCGGGCGATCGGCCGATAGGCGTGGACGGCGCCCTTGCCGGACGGGCCGGCGACGGCGACATGGGTGTCGGCCACGCTGGTGCCGGCGACGGCGGGCGCGGCGGCAAGCGCGGTGGCGGCGGCGAGGGCGGTGAGCGCGAGGCGGGCGAACATGGCGTTTGTCTCCTGATGATGTCTGTTGCCGGAGACGTAGGACCGGCGCTTTGCTGATCCTTCGCGTGGGCGTTACGAAACATGTCCATGTGGCTGGCGCGCCAACGCGGATGGCCGCGCCGTAACAAATCGTTGCGCCGGGCCGGGCGGGGCGCCGGCGGGGCGGCCCGGCGCCGTGCGGCGGTTGACCGTGCCTGCCGGCCTGCCTAACTCGACCGACATGGTTTCACCCGTCATCCTGCTCGTCGAGGACGATCCCGCCCTCCGCACGCTCACCACCCGCGCCCTTCAGGAGAATGGCTACCTCGTCCGCCCCGCATCCTCCGCGCCCGAGATGTGGCTGGCCTTCGACAAGGAGCCGGTCGATCTCGTGCTGCTGGACATCATGTTGCCGGGCACCAGCGGCATCGAGCTCTGTCGCCTGATCCGCCAGAAGAGCGACGTGCCGATCATCTTCGTCAGCGCCAAGGGCAGCGAGACGGACCGCGTGATCGGCCTGGAGCTGGGCGCCGACGACTATATCGCCAAGCCGTTCGGCACGCGCGAGCTGATCGCGCGGGTGCGCGCCGTGCTGCGCCGGGGCGGGCTGGAGCGGCAGCAGGGCGATCGCGGCGAGGGCCTCGCCCGCTTCGACGGCTGGACGGTGAGCTTCCCGCGCCGCGAGCTGACCTCGCCCGGGGGCGCGGTAGTGGACCTGACCGGCGCCGAGTTCGACCTGCTCGCCAGCCTGCTGGACCATCCGCAGCGGGTGATCGCGCGCGAGCGGCTGATCGAGCTCTCGCGCACGCGGCTGGGCGATTCGTCCGATCGCAGCATCGACGTGCTTGTCAGCCGGCTTCGCCGCAAGCTCTCCAGCGCCGGCAAGTCCGCGCCGATCGTCACCGTGCGCGGCGTGGGCTACATGCTCAACGTCGAGGTCGAGCGATCGTGAGGCGCGAGGCGTGAGTCGGGTCGCGTGAGGCGGCTCTGGGCGCGGCCGTCGGTGGGGCTGATCGGCCGCGTCTTCGCGATCCTGCTGCTCACGACCATCTTCGAGTTCGCCGCCAGCACCTATCTGTACGAGCGGGCCAGCCGCTTCTCCGTGCGCGAGGACGAGGCGCGGCGGCTGGCCGAGCATCTGGTGATCGCCCGCAAGCTGATGTCGGAACGCTCGTGGCGCGAGCGGCCGGCGATGGCCGAGCGGCTGACGACCGATCGCTATGACATGCGCTGGGGCGCCAGCTTCCCCGCGCCGCCGCCGGTGGCGCCGGGGCTGGACGAGATGCAGCGGCAGGTGGTGGCGTGGGAGCCGACGCTCGCCTCGTCCGACCTGCGGCTGCGGCTGACCTCGCCGGGGCGGCGCGGCATCGTCGTCGGCGGGCTGCGTCTGGGGGACGGGACGTGGCTGCGGTTCAGTACCGCCGGGCACATCCACGGCTGGGATCTGGCGCTCGGCCGGATCGTGCTGGCGCTGGTGCCGGCCTTCGCGCTGATCGTGCTCGGCGGGCTGATGGTGCGGCGGCTGCTGCGGCCGATGGGCCGGCTGGCCCATGCCGCCGAGCGGATCGGGCTGGGCGGCAGCGAGATGGTGGCGGAGGGCGGCCCGGCCGAGCTGCGCCGCGTGATCCGCGCGTTCAACGGCATGCAGGAGCGGATCCACCGCCTGATCGGCGATCGCACGCAGGCGCTGGCGGCGGTGGGGCACGATCTGCGCACGCCGCTCGCCCGGCTGCAGCTGCGCGCCGACGAGATCCCGGAGCCGGCGATGCGCCAGGCCATGCTGGGCGACGTGGCCGAGATGGAGGGCATGGTCGCCTCGCTGCTCGCCTATCTCGGCGGCGAGAACGATCCCGAGGAGCGCAAGCGCATCGACGTGGCGGTGCTGGCCGCGACGATCGTCGACGATGTCGTCGATCGCGGCGGCGATGCGCGCTACGAGGGCGCCGACCATGTCGAGATGGCGGTGCGCCCGCTCGGCCTGAAGCGCGCTCTGGGCAATCTGGTGAACAACGGCCTGCATTACGGCCAGCGCGTGACGGTGACGGTGGTGGAGGCCGCGGACCACGTCACCCTGTGCGTCGACGACGACGGGCCGGGCATCCCGGAGGCGGACCTCGCGCGCGCCCTCGATCCGTTCACCCGGCTGGATCCCGCGCGCGGCCGCAACACGCAGGGGCTTGGCCTGGGCCTCGCAATCGTCGCGCGGTTCGTGGCGCTGGAGAAGGGCATCGTGCGCCTGAGCAACCGTTCCGAAGGCGGGCTGCGCGCCGAGATCGTCCTGCCGCGCTGAGCGATCGGCCCACGGGGAAGGCAACACTTCCTTACAGCCGTGAGCATGTGCAGCAAAGCATCGTCGCTATCCGGACTCCAAGAGACCGCGACTCCGTCCCGGGCGCGGCACCCATCAGGAGTAGCGACATGAACGAGCTCATCGGACGCGTCTTCAGCTTCGAGAAGCACACCTTCCCCAACCAGAGCGACCTCTACGGCCGCCTCGCCCGCGACGGCCAGAGCCCGAAGGCGCTGATGATCTCCTGCGCCGATTCCCGCATCGTGCCGGAGCACATCATGCAGGCCGAGCCCGGCGACCTCTTCGTCTGCCGCAACGCCGGCAACATCGTGCCGCCCTACGCCACGCAGAACGGCGGCGTCACCTCGACCGTCGAATATGCCGTGCTGGCGCTGGGCATCCGCGACATCATCGTCTGCGGCCATTCCGACTGCGGCGCGATGAAGGCGGTCGCCAACCCGGCGGGGCTGGAGAAGATGCCCAACGTGGCGGCCTGGCTGAAGCACAGTTCCGCCGCCGAGCAGGTGGTGTCGAGCGCCTATGACGATCTCGATCCGGTCGCGCGCGTGCGTGCGGTGAGCCTGGAGAATGTCGTCGCCCAGCTCGCCCACCTGCGCACGCATCCGTCGGTCGCCGCGGGCATCGCCCGTGGCGAGATCGCGCTGCACGGCTGGTTCGTGGATATCAACGAGGGCATGGTGCTGGGCCTGGACGGGGAGACCGGCCGCTTCGTGCCGCTGCGCGAGAGCGATGCGCTGCCGGTCGCGCTGCCGCACCGGCAGCGGCTGGCCTCCGGCGTCGAATTCGCGGCCGCCGCGGAATGACCGCCCCGGCCGCGTCGCTCGTCGGCGGCATGCCCTTTGCCAAGGGGACGATCGTGCGGGATTTCACCGCGTCGATCGTCGTCTTCCTGGTGGCGATGCCGCTGTGCATGGGCATCGCCATCGCCTCCGGCGTGCCGCCGGAGAAGGGGCTGATCACCGGCATCATCGGCGGCATCGTGGTCGGCGCGCTGGCCGGATCGCCGCTGCAGGTGAGCGGCCCGGCGGCCGGCCTTGCCGTGATCGTGTTCGAGATCGTGCGCGACCAGGGTCTCTCCGCACTCGGCCCGATCCTGGTGATCGCCGGCCTGATCCAGATCGCCGCCGGGCTGTTCCGCCTGGGCGGCTGGTTCCGCGCGATCTCCCCGGCGGTGGTGCACGGCATGCTCGCCGGCATCGGCGTGCTGATCGTCGTCGGCCAGTTCCACGTGCTGTTCGATGCGCGGCCGCTGGCGAGCGGACTGGAGAATGTCGCGGCGATGCCGGGCCGCGTGCTCGGCCTGTCGCTGGACATCCGCTCGGCCGAGCTCGCCTTCTTCGTCGGCGTCGTCACGATCCTGTCGATGCTCGGCTGGGAGAAGTTCCGCCCGGCGGCGATGAGGCTGGTGCCGGGTGCCCTCGTCGGCGTCGTGGCGGGCACGCTGGTCGCCTTCTTCCTCGGCCTCGCCGTGTCGCGCGTGCAGGTGCCGGCCTCGATCTTCGCGGCGATCGTGCCGCCGGGGCCGGACTATCTCTCCCGCCTGATCGATCCGACGATCCTGGCGACGGCCATCGCCATCGCCTTCATCGCCAGCGCCGAGACGCTGCTCTCGGCAGCGGCCGTCGACCGCATGCATGACGGCCCGCGCACCGACTATAACAAGGAGCTGCGCGCCCAGGGCATCGGCAACATGCTGTGCGGCCTGGCGGGCTCTCTGCCGATGACGGGCGTGATCGTCCGCAGCTCGGCGAACGTGCAGGCGGGCGCGATGACACGCGCCTCGGCGATGATGCACGGCGCCTGGATTCTGGGCTTCATCGTGCTGCTGCCGTGGCTGCTGCGCGAGATCCCGATGGCGGCGCTCGGCGGCATCCTGGTCGTCACCGGCTGGCGGCTGGTGAGCCTCAGCCACGTGCGCCACCTGTTCGCCCAATATGGCGCGCTACCGGCGCTGATCTGGGCGGCGACCCTGGTGATGGTGGTGACGACCGATCTGCTGACCGGCGTGCTCGTGGGCCTCGGCCTGTCCTTGATCGAGCTGATCCCCCATGTCCGCCGTCTGCGCCTGCGGGTGGACCAGCGGCACGACGAGGCCGGCAGCGAGATAACGCTGGACGGCGCGGCCACCTTCGTCTCGCTGCCGCGCCTGAACGCGGCGCTGGACGCGGTGCCCGAGGGCCGGCCGGTGCGGCTGGACATGGTCGGCGTCGACGCGGTCGATCACACCGCGGCCGAGATGCTCGGCGAGTGGCTGAACCGCAAGCGGGCGGCCGGCAACACGGTGGACGTGGCGGGCGCGCCCGGCCACCTGGCGAAGCTGGCCACCCACTCCTGAGCCGCGCCGGCAATATTTCGTCACGCCGGAGACACGCACCGGACGAGAGGATGTCTGGTGCAGCAACAAAGCGTGCTGCACCGGACACAACCCCAGCCGCAGCGGGGCGCAGACCGATCAGCGCGCTTCTGGTCCCGGCGATATCTGCCTAGTTCGACACGTCCCCGACGATTGCTGCGCCGCCGCATGAGCGGTCGAGACGCGGTCACGGCGCAGGGATGCAGGAGGAACGGGAACCGTAGAAGGGGAATGTTCCATGCGCTACTCGATTGCTCTCGCGGCACTCGCTCTCACGACGGCGGTGCCGGCCACTGCGCAGGATGCGCCGACCGCGCCGTTCAAGGTCTCTGGCTCAGCGGGCCTCGTATCCGAATACCGCTTCCGCGGCGTCTCCCAGTCCGACAAGGAGCTGGCGGTGCAGGGCGGCTTCACCGTCGCGCACGAGAGCGGCCTGTATGTCGGCACCTGGGGCTCGAACCTGTCCGGCTGGGGCACGTTCGGCGGCGCCAACATGGAGCTGGACCTGATCGCCGGCTTCAAGAAGACGTTCGGCAGCGCCACGGTGGACGTGGGCGCCACCTGGTACATGTATCCGGGCGGCTTCGACAACACCGACTTCATCGAGCCCTATGCCAAGCTCTCCGGCACCATCGGCCCGGTGAGCCTCACCGCGGGCGCCGCCTACGCGCCCAAGCAGGAGGCGCTGGGCGCCTGGTATCTGAACGGCACCTCCGCGGC encodes:
- a CDS encoding DUF983 domain-containing protein, which produces MDPVPPPETGPDSWPRLDPIRTGVRGLCPRCGKGHIFSGFLSMRSACEVCGLDYGFADPADGPAFFVICFGCVPSVVLAIWIQLRFDPPFWVHLLTSLPFLLVTCLAPLRPLKGWLVASQYVYRAREGRIVPPADRPPPQA
- a CDS encoding response regulator transcription factor: MVSPVILLVEDDPALRTLTTRALQENGYLVRPASSAPEMWLAFDKEPVDLVLLDIMLPGTSGIELCRLIRQKSDVPIIFVSAKGSETDRVIGLELGADDYIAKPFGTRELIARVRAVLRRGGLERQQGDRGEGLARFDGWTVSFPRRELTSPGGAVVDLTGAEFDLLASLLDHPQRVIARERLIELSRTRLGDSSDRSIDVLVSRLRRKLSSAGKSAPIVTVRGVGYMLNVEVERS
- a CDS encoding GntP family permease; the protein is MDVAIAALALILLMIAAYRGLSVIIMAPLLAMLAVFLTDPAAVPAAFSGLFMDKVGSFLRLYFPVFLLGAVFGKMVEISGFSRAIVAAVIGFVGSKRAIPSIMAVTALLTYGGVSVFVAVFAVYPFAAEMFRRADIPKRLVPATIGLGALTFTMDALPGTPQIQNIIPASFFGTTTWAAPVLGLIGSLFIVAMGLLYLDWRRRSLAAAGEGYGTNLLNEPDTHGETPAVHPLVALLPLLVVGIANLVLTIAIPRLAGDSVTLSLVGLKAPVVVDVKQVSALWAVEGALLLGILTIVATAFRTVTARFTEGSKAAVGGALLAGMNTAVEYGFGGVISALPGFLVVKEGLRAIPNPLVNEAITVTTLSGITGSASGGLSIALAAMADQFAAAGDAAGVPREVLHRVAAMASGGMDTLPHNGAVITLLAVTGLTHRQAYKDILALTGIKTATVFLVIAVYYLTGLV
- a CDS encoding ATP-binding protein — its product is MRRLWARPSVGLIGRVFAILLLTTIFEFAASTYLYERASRFSVREDEARRLAEHLVIARKLMSERSWRERPAMAERLTTDRYDMRWGASFPAPPPVAPGLDEMQRQVVAWEPTLASSDLRLRLTSPGRRGIVVGGLRLGDGTWLRFSTAGHIHGWDLALGRIVLALVPAFALIVLGGLMVRRLLRPMGRLAHAAERIGLGGSEMVAEGGPAELRRVIRAFNGMQERIHRLIGDRTQALAAVGHDLRTPLARLQLRADEIPEPAMRQAMLGDVAEMEGMVASLLAYLGGENDPEERKRIDVAVLAATIVDDVVDRGGDARYEGADHVEMAVRPLGLKRALGNLVNNGLHYGQRVTVTVVEAADHVTLCVDDDGPGIPEADLARALDPFTRLDPARGRNTQGLGLGLAIVARFVALEKGIVRLSNRSEGGLRAEIVLPR
- a CDS encoding GMC family oxidoreductase; the encoded protein is MQINRPRGDFDYVIVGGGSAGCVLANRLSADPRNRVLLLEAGGEDDWLWIHVPVGYLYCMGNPRTDWGFRTEPEPGLNGRALNYPRGRVLGGSSSINGMIYMRGQARDYDGWRQAGNVGWAWDDVLPWFRRSENHFGGEDAHHGAGGEWHVAEQRLRWDILDAFRDAAEAAGIPKIDDFNRGDNEGSGYFRVNQRGGWRWSSAKAFLRPALNRPNLTVETHAVVQRVTIADGRATGILYAKDGATWLARAGEVVLAAGAVGSPAILEHSGIGDGDRLRALGIAPLLHLAGVGENLQDHLQIRCAYKVSDVPTLNMRAGTWLGKALIGLEYALFRKGPMSMAPSQLGLFARSNARVETANLQYHVQPLSLDSFGEALHAFPAFTASVCNLRPESRGSIHVGDPDPAVPPAIRPNYLSAEADRIVAAESIELTRRIVAQRPLARYRPEEFRPGVEIQGSEALARAAGDIATTIFHPVGTARMGTDDAAVVDPELRVRGVAGLRVIDASVMPTITSGNTNSPTIMIAEKGADMILKARLA
- a CDS encoding efflux RND transporter periplasmic adaptor subunit, whose protein sequence is MLLLAVAACGSAKDKSKEKPVPEAGFVVVRTQRVPLAIELAGRTNAYETSEVRPQVSGLVKARLFTEGTIVKAGQTLYQIDPSLYRAAAAEARANLANAEAARVAAAARAQRYRPLANIEAVSRQDFADAQATAGQAAATVAQQRALLDTANINLRFTRVPAPITGRIGRSLFTVGALVTSGQADPLTTIQRLDPIFVDIQQSSADLLALRRALASGNGIVPSSAAVRLVLEDGSDYGPAGRIEFAEPVVDTSTGSVTLRATFPNPRGLLLPGMYVRAKLSQATATDAILVPQAGISRDPQGKATVLLVGPGNKAVQRVVKADRTIGAAWLVTGGLKPGDKVIVEGLGRIKDKQPIRPVPAGSRAKPAPQAGDKDGSSQAPKS
- a CDS encoding NADP-dependent oxidoreductase, coding for MAETMREFRLAAHPRGRALEDGDFSLVEVPRPAPGPGEVLLKLRWLAFEPAQKGWMENFGDYVAPMAIGDVMRGIGLGEVIESRNPALPVGTLLTGMTGWREYVVTDGEGYDAVEPALPPTAMLSLLGLTGLTAWVGLFRVGKPVTGDTVLVSGAAGATGSIVGQLARIAGCRTIGIAGGEAKCRWLTEEAGFDVALDYKAGDLKAQLRAAAPGGVHVAYDNVGGPTLDAMLGVIAHGARVVICGGISRYETGGKPTGPGNYFNLVMRRATMGGFIVFDHAADYPDIRRRLTALALAGSLRWQVDEQTGFENAPATLRRLFEGANFGKQVLRIS